From Bacteriovorax sp. BAL6_X, the proteins below share one genomic window:
- the murD gene encoding UDP-N-acetylmuramoyl-L-alanine--D-glutamate ligase, protein MIINESLNKYNKIAVVGLGLSGLSALRLLTFLGKDIYLVNQGAVETWPAIEDSSCIKARVVQDEACNILGEMDLIILSPGMSKELPLFSKATCPIWCEIELAYKFADAPILGVTGTNGKTTVVSFLEECGKQDPTGDYFVGGNIGTPFCDYIYERMSGEREPAQGIILELSSFQLNLIDEFQCDVAGLLNLTFSHGERYDDLKTYGQDKFEIFKNMANQGIAFLPNDLEVKNEYAIRNEHQLDLSIGKVKEELSEVIDIMKLKIYGEHNLVNTYFVYLMWDAFTGNIKAFQKACDVFNGVEYRLQMIKQDKGQYFFNDAKSTNWEATLTALNGVKELGNVELIIGGQLRGHGDNQLEKLLPFKDQIKRILFFGESGKVLSELNFEIESEYFENLDDIFKAGFNADVILFSPAFPSFDQYANYVKRGEHFTKLALT, encoded by the coding sequence ATGATCATTAATGAATCGCTAAATAAGTATAATAAAATCGCTGTTGTTGGCCTAGGGCTTTCTGGTCTTTCGGCCCTACGCCTACTGACTTTTCTAGGTAAGGATATTTATTTAGTTAATCAGGGTGCTGTTGAAACGTGGCCGGCGATTGAAGATAGCTCATGTATCAAGGCCAGGGTTGTTCAAGACGAGGCCTGTAATATTTTAGGGGAAATGGACCTTATAATTCTAAGTCCTGGAATGTCTAAAGAGCTTCCACTTTTCTCCAAAGCGACTTGTCCGATTTGGTGTGAAATTGAATTGGCCTATAAATTTGCCGATGCTCCAATTTTAGGCGTAACTGGGACGAATGGGAAGACTACTGTTGTCTCTTTCTTGGAAGAGTGTGGCAAGCAAGATCCAACGGGAGATTACTTTGTTGGAGGAAATATTGGAACGCCTTTTTGTGATTATATTTATGAGCGAATGAGTGGAGAGCGTGAACCTGCTCAAGGTATCATCTTAGAGCTCTCAAGCTTTCAGTTAAACTTGATCGATGAGTTTCAATGTGACGTTGCCGGGCTTTTAAATCTTACATTTAGTCATGGTGAACGTTACGATGACTTGAAAACATACGGACAGGATAAATTTGAAATCTTTAAAAATATGGCAAATCAGGGAATTGCCTTTCTTCCTAACGACTTAGAAGTCAAGAATGAGTACGCCATTCGCAATGAGCATCAATTGGATCTTTCAATTGGAAAAGTTAAAGAAGAGCTTTCTGAAGTTATTGATATTATGAAACTAAAAATTTACGGTGAACATAATCTAGTTAATACATACTTTGTGTATCTTATGTGGGATGCGTTTACTGGTAATATTAAGGCCTTTCAAAAAGCCTGTGATGTTTTTAATGGCGTTGAGTACCGCTTGCAAATGATTAAGCAAGACAAAGGACAGTACTTTTTTAATGATGCAAAGTCGACAAATTGGGAAGCAACACTAACTGCATTAAATGGAGTTAAGGAGCTTGGGAATGTTGAGCTCATAATTGGTGGCCAACTTCGAGGTCACGGTGATAATCAGCTAGAAAAGTTATTGCCATTTAAAGATCAAATTAAAAGAATTCTCTTCTTTGGAGAGTCTGGAAAAGTATTAAGTGAATTGAATTTTGAAATAGAATCTGAATATTTTGAAAATTTGGATGATATTTTTAAAGCAGGGTTTAATGCAGATGTAATTCTTTTTTCACCAGCATTTCCATCTTTTGATCAATACGCAAATTACGTCAAAAGAGGAGAGCACTTTACAAAATTAGCTCTTACTTAA
- a CDS encoding SDR family oxidoreductase, translated as MKQNQNHKSILITGATTGMGKAFADYFATLGFDLYLHGRNIALLEQNAKEYQDKYQVNCEIIIKDLADEDACEFLISRIKTPLTYLVNNAGFGVAGKFPETDIKKQVYMQRVHVEVPMRLTHHFLQQSEKLKVINIASLYAFFPVPRQSVYAASKSMLHSFSLALGRDLNGTNKQVISVCPGLVYTQFRINQGKVERQHFSGISSEQVVKETMDALGKNKFYIVPGFLNKIFKIILTIIPHTLTLRIIERVNTGRGY; from the coding sequence ATGAAGCAGAATCAAAATCATAAAAGTATTTTAATTACTGGCGCAACGACAGGTATGGGCAAGGCCTTCGCTGACTACTTTGCGACTCTAGGATTTGATCTTTATCTGCATGGCCGAAACATTGCCCTGCTCGAGCAAAATGCAAAAGAATATCAAGATAAGTATCAAGTTAATTGTGAAATCATTATCAAGGATCTCGCAGATGAAGATGCATGTGAATTCCTAATTTCAAGAATAAAAACACCTCTTACATACCTTGTGAATAACGCTGGTTTTGGAGTCGCAGGAAAATTCCCAGAAACAGATATAAAAAAACAAGTATATATGCAAAGAGTACATGTCGAAGTGCCAATGCGCCTTACTCATCACTTCTTACAACAAAGTGAAAAACTTAAAGTTATCAATATCGCCTCTCTCTATGCCTTCTTCCCAGTACCAAGACAAAGTGTTTACGCTGCTTCGAAAAGCATGCTTCACTCTTTTAGCCTGGCCCTAGGCCGAGATCTAAATGGAACCAACAAACAGGTCATCTCTGTTTGCCCAGGACTTGTCTATACTCAATTTCGTATCAATCAAGGAAAGGTCGAAAGGCAACACTTTAGTGGAATCTCATCAGAACAAGTAGTAAAAGAGACAATGGACGCGCTAGGTAAAAACAAATTCTACATTGTTCCAGGTTTTCTAAATAAAATCTTTAAAATAATTCTAACAATAATACCACACACACTTACGCTTCGAATCATTGAACGTGTTAACACAGGGCGTGGTTACTAA
- a CDS encoding matrixin family metalloprotease produces MKLILCLLLSTYSYAFTINANIPIRFSNPEIRVDVADNACTNITDSADEIMDMVEIAASEYWNKIATSSLHLKGGNILTVDADYTTEQICAAGEAGCVSQVPSTNTQILIVCNSNNTVFTSTGILAVTLPNNLNGTEIQGSVIGLNDIAGTRYNDQTRSQKIALFAHEIGHAFGLGHSSKESSLMYFRNLTGRETIGQDDWDGATYLYPKEQIPMCGSIVPIKDSANFGGHINEKIEEKISTHYSERPSEKDTAALIMGLGMLLLVLVTSKKFAQAKIY; encoded by the coding sequence ATGAAGCTAATTCTGTGCTTACTTCTATCAACGTATTCTTACGCTTTTACAATTAATGCAAATATTCCAATTCGTTTTTCAAACCCAGAAATTCGTGTTGATGTCGCTGACAATGCCTGTACTAATATTACAGATTCAGCAGATGAAATCATGGATATGGTGGAGATTGCAGCGAGTGAGTATTGGAATAAAATTGCAACAAGTAGCCTCCACTTAAAAGGTGGCAATATCTTAACTGTTGATGCTGATTATACAACAGAACAAATCTGTGCCGCTGGTGAAGCTGGCTGTGTCAGCCAGGTTCCAAGCACGAATACGCAAATATTAATCGTTTGCAATAGCAATAATACGGTTTTTACTTCAACAGGAATTTTAGCAGTTACGCTCCCAAACAACCTCAATGGAACTGAAATCCAAGGCTCAGTTATTGGACTCAATGATATTGCAGGAACTCGCTACAATGATCAAACAAGATCACAAAAGATAGCCCTCTTTGCCCATGAGATTGGGCACGCTTTTGGCCTTGGCCACTCTTCAAAAGAAAGCTCACTTATGTATTTTAGGAATCTCACTGGGCGTGAAACAATTGGACAAGATGATTGGGACGGGGCCACTTATCTTTATCCAAAAGAACAAATTCCAATGTGTGGCTCAATTGTACCTATTAAAGACAGTGCCAATTTCGGTGGTCATATTAATGAGAAAATTGAAGAGAAGATAAGTACGCATTATTCTGAACGTCCGTCAGAAAAGGATACCGCCGCCTTGATCATGGGTCTGGGCATGTTATTATTAGTCTTAGTTACATCTAAAAAATTTGCACAAGCAAAAATTTATTAA
- a CDS encoding peptidogalycan biosysnthesis protein, which translates to MHTFANSHFLNLIEDSGSASPERGWEATHLTANNNQLISYIKSHSYGEYIFDWAWADLYHRMGLEYYPKLIHAIPFTPVNNSKFTQEFDTTLLTKSFDMYQNLKLSSEHYYFTDNSYYCLKDLGFFKQITTQYHFINDYASFEDYLSRLKKNKRKSIKKERKACHLYDIEIKKTCASELTKDQLKQIYGLYLTTIDKKSAYAYLTLDFFLGLNTLDNCFFHLAYKEDSIIAMSLFFESKTKLYGRYWGIHPLHQSKYEFLHFEMCYYMAMEYCIDNRLEVFEAGAQGEQKLYRGFRPIEIESWHHLKNPQLHHAIANHVENQNINLKKYHEDLKELLPFKK; encoded by the coding sequence ATGCATACCTTTGCCAACTCCCACTTTCTAAATTTAATTGAAGATAGTGGGAGTGCATCCCCAGAAAGAGGTTGGGAAGCGACTCACCTTACGGCCAATAACAATCAACTCATTTCATATATAAAATCTCATAGTTATGGTGAGTATATATTTGATTGGGCCTGGGCCGACCTCTATCATCGAATGGGACTTGAGTATTATCCTAAACTCATACACGCCATTCCTTTTACTCCAGTTAATAATAGTAAATTCACGCAAGAATTTGATACGACACTGCTTACAAAATCCTTTGATATGTATCAGAATTTAAAACTATCAAGTGAACACTACTATTTTACAGATAATAGCTATTATTGCCTGAAAGACTTAGGATTCTTTAAACAAATTACGACTCAGTATCATTTCATTAATGATTACGCTTCATTTGAAGACTATCTTTCAAGGCTAAAAAAAAATAAAAGAAAAAGCATAAAGAAAGAGCGAAAGGCCTGCCATTTATATGATATTGAGATCAAAAAGACTTGTGCAAGTGAACTCACTAAAGATCAACTAAAACAGATCTATGGCCTATATTTAACAACCATTGATAAGAAGTCTGCTTATGCCTACCTAACACTCGACTTCTTTCTTGGCCTAAACACCCTAGACAATTGTTTTTTCCACCTGGCCTATAAAGAAGATTCAATTATTGCCATGTCCCTATTTTTTGAATCAAAAACTAAGTTGTATGGACGCTACTGGGGAATTCACCCTCTTCATCAAAGTAAATATGAATTTTTGCATTTTGAAATGTGCTACTATATGGCGATGGAGTATTGCATCGATAATAGACTAGAGGTATTTGAAGCCGGTGCTCAAGGAGAACAAAAGCTCTACCGAGGCTTTAGACCGATTGAAATTGAGTCTTGGCACCATTTAAAGAACCCACAACTTCATCATGCTATTGCAAACCACGTAGAAAACCAGAATATAAATTTAAAGAAATATCATGAAGATTTAAAAGAGCTACTTCCTTTTAAAAAGTAG
- a CDS encoding ATP-dependent Clp protease ATP-binding subunit, with protein MNKYDSIVAGSLDIAQSLLVEKKNTQLSEWHLAYGLVKNPSSFSSRALKNKLKDIKSEIERLPQASQEVSLDNVRPTAGLSKWLTLASSNAIQSGRQEVTETDLLKHIVATLSSLNIDPNTFSSAMNGDDEEEVPAFLTNLNEMATEGKLDPVIGRSKEIRAVMEILGRRGKNNPVLVGPAGVGKTAIVEGLAEMIVKGTVADVLEGKTVYALDMGALIAGTKFRGEFEERLQKLLKYIKQNAATSILFIDEIHQLVGAGKTDGAMDAANLLKPALARGELNCIGATTDEEYQKYILGDSALERRFRAVPVNEPSKEDAIEILMGIREKLEIHHGIKISDDAIFNSVILSDQYITDKNLPDKAIDLVDEAASALKLSAEAMPAKLVELEAEIRSKKVNMQIDKDNEKLAKEVEELEKKFNEQKSSWEEEVLSLKRVSELKNQRDRLSFELEAAERNQDYEKASMIKYSQLPEVEKELESCHHDWVLATKDIALVISRQKGIPVEKILKSKQAQILQLEGFLKSRVFGQDEALTEIADTIVSAHAGLTDPSRPLGSFLLKGPSGVGKTETAKALCEFLFDTQDNLIRFDLSEFSEKHSVSKLIGAAPGYVGYEEGGVLTEAVRRHPYSVILFDEIEKAHYDFGDILLQILDDGRLTDNKGRTIDFKNTIILLTTNAKVVETAFKPEVLGRLDSVLTYNALDRSIMNSLIDKQVRLLNSRLLGRKLKVDLSESVRTRLNEQGYSEAYGARPLASIFNRLVTRPLSKEIMAHDLEEKDLKIDYKDSQIVIN; from the coding sequence ATGAATAAGTACGATTCAATCGTTGCAGGCAGTCTTGATATTGCCCAATCACTTCTCGTGGAAAAGAAGAATACTCAACTATCTGAGTGGCACCTAGCTTACGGGCTGGTAAAGAATCCTTCTTCTTTCTCATCAAGAGCATTAAAAAATAAATTAAAAGATATTAAATCAGAAATTGAGCGCTTGCCTCAAGCTTCTCAGGAAGTTTCTCTCGATAACGTAAGACCTACTGCAGGGCTTAGTAAGTGGCTCACATTAGCATCTTCGAATGCTATTCAATCTGGCCGTCAAGAAGTAACTGAAACTGACCTTCTAAAACATATTGTCGCAACTCTTTCGTCCCTCAATATCGATCCTAATACCTTTAGTTCTGCTATGAATGGAGATGATGAAGAAGAGGTTCCGGCCTTCCTGACAAACCTGAATGAAATGGCCACAGAAGGCAAACTTGATCCAGTTATTGGTCGTTCGAAAGAAATCCGAGCGGTAATGGAAATCCTTGGGCGTCGAGGGAAAAATAATCCTGTCTTAGTTGGACCTGCCGGAGTTGGTAAAACAGCTATTGTTGAAGGCCTTGCGGAAATGATTGTCAAAGGAACTGTTGCAGATGTACTTGAAGGTAAAACGGTCTACGCTCTTGATATGGGGGCTCTAATCGCCGGCACTAAGTTTCGCGGTGAGTTTGAAGAGCGTTTACAAAAACTTTTAAAGTATATAAAGCAAAATGCGGCAACGTCGATTCTCTTTATTGATGAAATTCATCAGTTAGTTGGTGCAGGTAAAACTGATGGTGCTATGGATGCGGCCAATCTTTTAAAGCCAGCACTGGCAAGAGGTGAACTAAATTGTATTGGTGCAACAACTGATGAAGAGTATCAAAAGTATATTCTTGGAGATAGTGCTCTGGAAAGACGCTTTCGTGCCGTTCCTGTAAATGAACCTTCAAAAGAAGATGCTATTGAAATATTAATGGGGATTCGCGAGAAGCTAGAGATTCATCATGGAATTAAGATTTCTGATGATGCAATTTTCAACTCCGTTATTTTATCTGATCAATATATTACAGATAAGAATTTACCCGATAAGGCCATCGACCTTGTTGATGAAGCGGCAAGTGCACTTAAACTCTCTGCTGAAGCAATGCCTGCAAAACTCGTGGAGTTAGAAGCTGAAATTCGCTCAAAGAAAGTGAATATGCAAATTGATAAGGACAATGAAAAACTGGCCAAGGAAGTTGAAGAGCTTGAAAAAAAATTCAATGAGCAAAAGAGCTCATGGGAAGAAGAGGTTCTTTCTCTTAAGCGTGTCTCAGAGTTAAAAAATCAAAGAGACAGGCTAAGTTTTGAACTAGAAGCTGCTGAGAGAAATCAGGACTATGAAAAAGCTTCAATGATAAAATATTCTCAGTTACCAGAAGTTGAAAAAGAGCTTGAATCTTGTCATCACGACTGGGTCCTTGCGACTAAAGATATTGCTCTTGTCATCTCAAGACAAAAGGGGATTCCAGTTGAGAAAATCCTTAAGTCAAAACAAGCACAGATCTTACAACTTGAAGGCTTCTTAAAGTCTCGTGTCTTCGGACAAGATGAAGCATTAACTGAAATTGCAGATACAATTGTTTCGGCCCACGCTGGCCTGACTGATCCTTCTCGACCACTAGGTTCGTTCCTCCTAAAAGGTCCTAGTGGTGTCGGGAAGACTGAGACAGCAAAGGCTTTATGTGAGTTCTTGTTTGATACACAGGATAATTTAATTCGTTTTGATCTTTCTGAATTTAGCGAAAAACACTCAGTGAGTAAGCTCATTGGTGCGGCCCCTGGTTATGTTGGTTATGAAGAAGGTGGTGTTCTAACTGAGGCGGTTAGACGCCACCCTTATTCTGTAATTCTCTTTGATGAGATTGAAAAGGCCCATTATGACTTTGGCGACATTCTATTACAAATTTTGGATGATGGTAGGCTAACAGATAATAAAGGACGAACAATTGACTTTAAAAATACGATTATCCTTTTGACGACAAATGCAAAAGTTGTTGAGACTGCCTTTAAACCTGAAGTTCTTGGAAGACTTGATTCAGTGTTAACATACAATGCACTTGATCGCTCAATTATGAATTCGCTAATTGATAAGCAAGTGCGATTACTTAATTCAAGATTACTTGGACGTAAGCTTAAGGTCGATTTATCAGAAAGTGTACGCACTAGACTCAATGAACAAGGCTATAGTGAGGCATACGGAGCAAGGCCTCTTGCTTCAATCTTTAATCGATTAGTTACAAGACCTTTGTCAAAAGAAATAATGGCACATGACTTAGAAGAAAAAGACTTAAAAATCGACTATAAAGATTCTCAAATAGTAATAAACTAA
- a CDS encoding ParB/RepB/Spo0J family partition protein gives MQTTTVNIHDIKLNSEYLRTNTDVETLKISIENIGLINPLTINKENELLAGARRYQALKELGIEEVPVHVVDRKSLEQELISIDENLVRRALDKLEFEKCLNRGREIFEELNPTATKIEVDVIATTTEEKKLEKAKEEQDQDSFAAITAQKTGLSKSVIKGAIKRDALASEHVKKARQLGHINASVTNEIIKLDKEVQDSVLPMISDKTVKEVKQIVAAAKRGGVQEAEQEIETMEPLPAEYAHLRNLSKRMNKNLTRILLEELTYEGKESASIMKELRKMQENLERFFNMGTTSNHISSDDISEEVISEPTIVLDEGQQDFNPEYPL, from the coding sequence ATGCAAACAACAACTGTTAATATCCATGATATTAAATTAAATAGTGAATACCTAAGAACTAATACTGATGTTGAGACATTAAAAATCAGTATCGAAAATATTGGTCTAATCAATCCTCTAACAATCAATAAAGAAAACGAACTTCTAGCTGGTGCTAGAAGATATCAGGCCCTAAAAGAGCTTGGAATTGAAGAAGTTCCTGTTCATGTTGTTGATCGCAAATCACTTGAACAAGAGTTAATCTCAATTGATGAGAACCTTGTTAGAAGAGCTCTTGATAAGCTCGAATTTGAGAAGTGTCTTAATCGTGGACGCGAAATTTTTGAAGAGCTAAACCCAACGGCCACTAAGATTGAAGTTGATGTCATTGCAACAACAACAGAGGAAAAGAAGCTTGAGAAGGCAAAAGAAGAGCAAGATCAGGATTCATTTGCTGCCATTACGGCACAAAAGACAGGTCTTTCAAAGAGTGTGATCAAAGGTGCAATTAAAAGAGATGCACTTGCCTCAGAGCATGTAAAGAAAGCACGTCAACTTGGTCATATCAATGCAAGTGTAACTAACGAGATCATCAAACTAGATAAAGAAGTACAAGACAGCGTTCTTCCAATGATCTCAGATAAAACAGTAAAAGAAGTAAAGCAAATCGTGGCAGCTGCAAAGCGTGGCGGTGTTCAAGAAGCCGAACAAGAAATTGAAACGATGGAGCCATTACCAGCGGAATATGCTCACCTTAGAAACCTTTCTAAAAGAATGAATAAGAACCTTACTCGTATTCTTTTAGAGGAGCTTACTTACGAAGGTAAAGAATCAGCTTCTATAATGAAAGAATTAAGAAAGATGCAAGAAAATCTTGAGCGCTTTTTCAATATGGGAACGACTTCTAATCATATTTCATCTGATGATATATCAGAAGAAGTTATTTCCGAGCCTACTATTGTTTTAGATGAAGGCCAGCAGGACTTCAATCCAGAGTACCCTCTTTAG
- a CDS encoding methyltransferase — MNYQQIFLNLASILRPYSQLWQKEVLQAWRAGEIDEIIPEELIAPLRKLSHEELYELDCLRDYSKLEEGPLKSLLNSLKENEVYEIVEESLIRGVDELPSWAFFKVKGKKQDEILAIANFLTKLRDKEGDFKHTVDIGGGVGHLSRTLAHYFGMEMISLDINTEFQEIGRTRLKKYPKPEGAKDVNFINHDFSIDLEGKENSRIFSKDSFSLGLHTCGPLALKHMQVASRNQTRGLLNFGCCYNKLEPKSDTNLSQFAKENSPLQIESNSLTLATRGHQSMELEDFNQKKRVKFYRYCLQFYIDTVYGKEIDIIPIGDAHKRLYALTFSEYAIAKLTENNIPINFSPKEFDQFFEDHQDILEKLFLANVVRWQFGRALELYLLYDRAIMLHERGKEARLMAFFNEVESPRNIGIWYHEAESKS, encoded by the coding sequence ATGAATTACCAGCAAATATTTTTAAACCTTGCCTCTATTTTAAGGCCATATAGTCAGCTATGGCAAAAAGAAGTTCTCCAGGCTTGGCGTGCTGGTGAGATTGATGAAATAATTCCAGAAGAACTCATCGCTCCGTTAAGAAAGCTAAGTCATGAAGAACTCTACGAGCTTGACTGCTTAAGAGATTATTCAAAACTTGAAGAAGGTCCACTTAAGTCTCTCTTAAATTCACTAAAAGAAAATGAAGTTTATGAGATCGTTGAAGAATCCCTAATTCGTGGAGTCGACGAACTTCCAAGTTGGGCATTTTTTAAAGTTAAGGGAAAGAAGCAGGATGAGATTCTGGCGATTGCAAACTTTCTAACTAAGCTTAGAGATAAAGAAGGCGACTTCAAGCACACAGTTGATATTGGAGGAGGCGTTGGGCACCTATCCCGCACTCTTGCTCATTACTTTGGCATGGAGATGATAAGTCTTGATATCAACACAGAATTTCAAGAAATTGGCCGCACTCGCCTAAAAAAATACCCAAAACCAGAAGGTGCTAAAGACGTAAATTTTATTAACCATGACTTTAGCATCGACCTAGAGGGAAAAGAGAATTCTCGAATATTCAGCAAAGACTCATTCTCATTAGGTCTTCACACGTGTGGGCCTTTAGCGCTAAAGCATATGCAAGTAGCAAGTAGAAACCAAACAAGAGGGCTACTTAACTTTGGCTGCTGCTATAATAAGCTAGAGCCAAAATCGGATACTAACCTTTCACAATTTGCAAAAGAAAACAGTCCTCTTCAAATTGAAAGCAATAGCTTAACACTAGCAACTCGAGGTCATCAGAGTATGGAACTTGAAGACTTCAATCAAAAAAAGCGTGTGAAATTTTATCGCTACTGTCTTCAATTCTATATCGATACTGTTTACGGAAAAGAGATCGACATCATCCCTATTGGTGATGCTCACAAGAGACTCTACGCCCTTACATTTAGTGAATATGCAATTGCAAAGCTAACTGAAAATAATATTCCAATTAACTTTAGTCCAAAAGAATTTGATCAGTTCTTTGAAGATCATCAAGATATTCTAGAGAAGTTATTTCTAGCAAATGTTGTTCGTTGGCAATTTGGACGTGCCCTAGAGCTTTACCTTCTCTATGATCGTGCTATCATGCTACATGAACGAGGAAAAGAGGCCAGACTCATGGCCTTCTTTAATGAAGTTGAATCCCCTCGCAATATTGGAATTTGGTATCATGAAGCAGAATCAAAATCATAA
- a CDS encoding thioredoxin domain-containing protein, whose product MQKSHKIIAAIVTVIAVFAISATFYKKQQAAKLGFMANENHKLFERDYSPSLGPDDAKVVLVEFLDPECESCRAFSPYVKEIMEKYEGQIKLVVRYAAFHKNSAYAISILEAARKQGQYWQTLDLLFKSQPAWGNHHNPRPDLIWNYLTTLELDIDKVKKDMHDPKFMEWIKQDAEDGKTLGVRGTPTFFINGKPLERFSYQQLELQIREELNK is encoded by the coding sequence ATGCAAAAAAGTCATAAAATTATAGCTGCAATCGTTACTGTTATTGCAGTCTTTGCCATTAGTGCAACATTTTACAAAAAACAACAAGCTGCCAAACTCGGATTCATGGCCAATGAGAACCACAAGTTATTTGAACGTGACTACTCTCCTTCTCTTGGACCAGATGATGCAAAAGTTGTCTTAGTAGAATTTTTAGACCCAGAGTGCGAGTCTTGTCGTGCCTTTTCGCCATATGTAAAAGAGATCATGGAGAAATATGAGGGACAGATAAAACTAGTTGTTCGCTACGCTGCTTTTCACAAAAACTCGGCCTATGCAATTTCAATTCTTGAAGCAGCTAGAAAGCAAGGCCAATACTGGCAAACACTTGATTTACTCTTTAAAAGTCAACCAGCTTGGGGAAATCACCACAACCCACGTCCTGACTTAATCTGGAACTACTTAACAACTCTTGAACTAGATATAGATAAAGTTAAAAAAGATATGCACGATCCAAAATTTATGGAATGGATAAAACAAGATGCTGAAGATGGTAAGACGCTTGGAGTTCGTGGAACACCAACATTCTTTATCAATGGAAAACCACTAGAGCGTTTTAGCTATCAACAACTAGAATTACAAATTCGAGAAGAATTAAATAAATAG
- a CDS encoding disulfide oxidoreductase: MKLVKENTLFIMWIIAVLAAAGSLFFSVIMEFVPCTLCWWQRITMYPLAAILLIGFYQDDKRSILYAAPFIISGWAISIYHNLVQLKVIPESASPCVSGVPCSEKWINWFGFISIPMLAFFAFTILFSLFLLEVYSNKDFLNAKKS, encoded by the coding sequence ATGAAATTAGTCAAAGAAAACACCCTCTTTATTATGTGGATTATTGCCGTACTCGCAGCAGCAGGATCACTATTCTTTAGTGTCATTATGGAATTTGTTCCGTGTACACTTTGTTGGTGGCAGAGAATTACGATGTATCCACTTGCAGCGATTTTACTGATTGGTTTTTATCAAGATGATAAACGAAGCATTCTCTACGCTGCTCCATTTATCATTTCAGGATGGGCCATTTCAATCTATCACAACCTCGTTCAACTTAAGGTCATTCCGGAAAGTGCGAGTCCCTGCGTAAGTGGTGTCCCATGTTCAGAGAAATGGATTAACTGGTTCGGATTTATCTCAATCCCAATGCTGGCATTCTTCGCCTTTACAATTTTATTTTCACTATTCTTATTAGAAGTTTATAGCAACAAGGATTTCTTAAATGCAAAAAAGTCATAA